A genomic window from Phoenix dactylifera cultivar Barhee BC4 unplaced genomic scaffold, palm_55x_up_171113_PBpolish2nd_filt_p 000007F, whole genome shotgun sequence includes:
- the LOC103705365 gene encoding LOW QUALITY PROTEIN: S-adenosyl-L-methionine-dependent tRNA 4-demethylwyosine synthase (The sequence of the model RefSeq protein was modified relative to this genomic sequence to represent the inferred CDS: inserted 6 bases in 4 codons; deleted 3 bases in 2 codons; substituted 3 bases at 3 genomic stop codons), translating to MIEIYHSSSLPSHLALLAVLSLSSSYFLWKCRCLRLYSPVPNLNSNPNLSGKALLRLPDRHLLGAGGLADRFRAAGLPSTXSNPAAPEDLPEEILIPNVASTWKDGNPPSNAEFLARWPAESAEDFRVGSLPLSWFRLAVFCVRSRSYGESFNAAAKDFSRWMRPXRRDVGNGDVDGVFASWSRKVIGKTEVRENCGHLASTLECSGFDSEEEEEEVMESAVVLEDIAGKAPSRXIDGALSNGGQNGDNGLNEMVSLITRTSLEKQVIVDSFGSVRICTYICSEVMFYGHDLDTGSIRYMCKAGTVIRMSLSPRHYALSVVGESIMYPEINSLIHELQWRHMSTFLVRNAQFPDRIKMFIPVSHMQLQRQPEGLLKALHDKEQSTVYHLTXVKGWNVEAIDAYANLQGIGKPDLAEIKGITXCGLSATSKLAMDGAPGHSDVKAFSEALVIKSSGEYEVACEHVRSCCGLLAKVKKFKVKGRWYTWMDYERFHDLGASGKPFKIFEDYMAXAPSWAVVYCAGEGGFDPDRSCXKKERRHGTASVRGHQKLGWGI from the exons ATGATCGAGATCTACCATTCGTCCTCCCTCCCTTCTCATCTCGCCCTCCTCGccgtcctctccctctcctcctcttactTCCTCTGGAAATGCCGCTGCCTCCGCCTCTACTCCCCCGTCCCTAACCTTAACTCTAACCCTAACCTCAGTGGAAAAGCTCTTCTTCGCCTCCCAGACAGGCACCTCCTGGGCGCCGGCGGCCTCGCCGACCGCTTCCGCGCGGCCGGTCTCCCTTCGACGTAGTCGAACCCCGCCGCGCCGGAGGACCTCCCCGAGGAAATTCTCATCCCGAACGTCGCTTCCACCTGGAAGGACGGGAATCCCCCGTCCAACGCCGAGTTCCTCGCCCGGTGGCCCGCCGAGAGCGCCGAGGACTTCCGGGTGGGCTCGCTGCCTCTCTCCTGGTTCCGGCTCGCGGTGTTCTGCGTCAGGTCGAGGTCTTACGGCGAGAGCTTTAATGCCGCTGCGAAGGACTTCTCGAGGTGGATGAGGCC TAGGAGGGACGTGGGCAACGGAGACGTAGATGGTGTTTTCGCTTCCTGGAGTCGGAAGGTTATCGGGAAGACAGAAGTGCGCGAGAACTGTGGGCACTTGGCTTCTACACTAGAGTGCAGTGGCTTTGattcagaagaggaggaggaggaggtcatGGAATCGGCTGTTGTT TTGGAGGACATCGCCGGTAAAGCTCCTTCGA AAATCGATGGGGCTTTATCTAATGGAGGGCAAAATGGTGACAATGGTTTGAATGAAATGGTGTCACTGATCACTAGGACAAGCTTAGAGAAGCAG GTAATTGTGGATAGTTTTGGCAGTGTCAGGATTTGTACTTATATTTGTAGTGAAGTTATGTTCTATGGGCACGACTTGGATACTGGCTCCATAAGATATAT GTGTAAAGCAGGAACAGTTATTAGAATGTCTCTCTCTCCAAGGCATTATGCTTTATCTGTGGTTGGTGAGTCAATCATGTACCCAGAGATAAATTCACTTATTCATGAGCTGCAGTGGAGACATATGTCTACCTTCCTTGTCAGAAATGCACAATTTCCAGATAGGATAAAGATGTTTATACCTGTCTCCCAT ATGCAGCTACAAAGACAGCCTGAGG GACTATTAAAAGCTTTGCATGACAAAGAACAGAGTACAGTTTACCATTTAAC AGTTAAAGGGTGGAATGTGGAAGCTATAGATGCATATGCAAACTTACAAGGCATTGGAAAACCAGATTTAGCTGAAATCAAAGGCATCACATAGTGTGGCTT GTCTGCCACCTCAAAATTGGCAATGGACGGTGCCCCCGGACATTCTGATGTTAAGGCCTTTTCAGAGGCTTTGGTGATTAAAAGCAGTGGTGAATATGAGGTTGCTTGCGAGCATGTTCGCTCCTGCTGTGGTCTTCTAGCAaaggttaaaaag tttaagGTCAAGGGTCGATGGTATACATGGATGGATTATGAGCGGTTCCATGATTTG GGTGCTTCTGGGaagccttttaaaatttttgaagacTATATGG CTGCACCGTCCTGGGCTGTCGTATATTGTGCTGGGGAAGGTGGATTTGATCCGGATCGATCTTGTTAGAAAAAGGAGAGGCGCCATGGAACCGCAAGCGTTAGAGGGCACCAGAAGCTTGGTTGGGGCATCTAA